The following is a genomic window from Streptomyces lincolnensis.
CCTGCTCACCGGCCGCACCGTGACGGACGTACCGACGGGACCGGACGGCTCCGTGCTCGGGGTCCGCACCGACAGCGGCGACATCCACGCCCCGGCCGTCGTCAACGCGGCCGGTACCTGGGGCGGCGAGCTCGCCGCCCTCGCCGGCACGCACCTGCCGGTCCTTCCGCGCCGCGGCTTCGTCCTGGTCACCGAACCCCTCCCGCGCATGGTCCGCCACAAGGTGTACGCCGCCGACTACGTGGCCGACGTGGCCAGCGACTCGGCCGCGCTCCAGACCTCCCCGGTCGTGGAGGGGACGGCGGCGGGGCCCGTGCTGATCGGCGCGAGCCGCGAACGCGTCGGCTTCGACCGGACGTTCTCGCTGCCGGCCGTAAGGGCGCTGGCGGCGGGCGCGACCCGGCTGTTCCCCTTCCTGTCGGACGTCCACGCGATGCGCGCCTACCTCGGCTTCCGCCCGTACATGCCCGACCACCTGCCCGCCCTCGGCCCGGACCCCAGGGTCCCCGGGCTCTACCACGCCTGCGGTCACGAGGGCGCGGGCATCGGACTCGCCACCGGCACCGGCCACCTGATCGCCCAGACGCTCACCGCGAAGACACCCGACCTGGACCTGACGCCCTTCCGCCCCGACCGCTTCCCCCGCACCGAGGAGGCCGCATGAGATCCCCACGGGACCTGGCCGACGCCCGGCCGGGACCGGCCTTCACGGTCACCCTCGACGGCCGGGAGATCGAGGCCCTGCCCGGCCAGACCGTCGCCGCCGCGCTCTGGACCGCCGGGATCACCTCCTGGCGCACCACCCGGGGCGCGGGCCGGCCACGCGGCGTCTTCTGCGGCATCGGCGTCTGCTTCGACTGCCTGGTCACCGTCAACGACCGCCCGAACCAACGCGCCTGCCTGGTGCCCCTGAACCCGGGCGACGCGATCCGCACGCAGGAGGGGACGGGCCATGACGAGTGAACGACCGCATCTCGCGGTGATCGGCGCGGGCCCCGCGGGCCTCGCCGCGACCGTCGCCGCCGCCTCCCACGGCGTCCGCGTCACGCTCGTCGACGCGTCCGCGGAGGCCGGCGGACAGTTCTACCGGCAGCCCGCGGCCGAGTTGCGCGCCCGCCGCCCGCAGGCCCTGCACCACGGGTGGCGGACCTGGGAGCTGCTGAGGGACGAGCTGCGCACTCACGTCCGGGCAGGGCTCGTACGGCACCTGAGCGACCATCACGTGTGGTGCGTGGAGAGGCGGCGGACCGCAGCCGGCGCCGGCCCCGGCTTCACCGTGCACGCCCTGCTCGGCCCCGAGCAGCAGGACCCGGCCGAAGTCCGCGCCGACGCCGTGCTCCTCGCCACCGGCGGCTACGAGAAGGTGCTGCCCTTCCCCGGCTGGACCCTCCCCGGCGTCGTCACCGCCGGCGGCGCCCAGGCCATGCTCAAGGGCACCCTCACGGTCGGCGGACGCACCGCCGTCGTCGCCGGGACCGGACCCCTGCTGCTCCCCGTGGCGACCGGCCTGGCCGCCGCCGGAGTGGACGTGGCGGCCCTCGTGGAGTCCGCCGCCCCGAAGGCGTTCGTACGACGAGCCCGCGCGCTGGCGGCCGAGCCCGGCAAGGTCGCCGAAGGCGCCCGGTACGCGGCCGAGTTGCTGGGCCACCGCGTGCGGCTCCTGGCCGGGCACACCGTGGTCGAGGCCCACGGGGCCGAACGGCTGGAGGCGGTGACCGTCGCCGCGCTCGACCCCGACGGGCGGGTCAGGCCCGGCACCGGGCGCCGCATCCCGTGCGACACCCTGGCCGTCGGCCACGGCATGCTCCCGCACACCGACCTCGCCGAAACCCTCGGCTGCCGCCTCGACGGACCGGACGTCCACGCCGACGACGAGCAGCGCACCGACGTGCCCGGCGTGTGGGCCGCCGGCGAGACCACCGGCATCGGAGGCGCCGCCCTCGCCCTGGCCGAGGGGCACATCGCGGGCCGCTCGGCCGCGGCGCGGCTGCACGGCACCGAGCCCGACCCGGACGAGTGGGCGGCGGCCACGAGGACCCGTACCCGGCTGCGGGCGTTCTTCGCCGCGCTCGACGCCGTCCACGCGCCGCCCGCGCACTGGACCGAGCAGGTCACCGACGACACCGTCGTCTGCCGCTGCGAGGAGGTCACGGGAGGCGAGATCCGTGCCGCCGTGAAGGACCTGGGCGCCGCTGACCTGCGTACCGTCAAGCTGCTGACCAGGGCCGGGATGGGCTGGTGCCAGGGCCGGGTGTGCGGGCCCGCGGTCGCGGGGCTCACCGGGTGCGGGTCCACCGCGTCCCGGCGGCCGTTCGCCCGGCCCGTACCCCTCGGTGTGCTGGCCCGGGCGGGAGAGACCGAAGACCTTGAGTGGAACCCATGAAATGTCACACGTCACAGATGGGATGCGAGCTCACATGACCGCCCTTGAGAACCGCCCCTGGCGCGGCGTCCTCGTCGCCACCGCGCTCCCGCTCGACGACGACCTGAGCGTCGACTTCGACAAGTACGCCGAGCACTGCGCCTGGCTCGTCGAGAACGGCTGCGACGGCGTGGTGCCGAACGGCTCGCTCGGCGAGTACCAGGTGCTCACCCCCGAGGAGCGCGCCAAGGTGGTCGAGACGGCCGTGGCCGCCATCGGCGGTGACCGGGTGATGCCCGGCGTCGCCGCCTACGGTTCCGCGGAGGCCCGCCGCTGGGCCGAGCAGGCCCGGGACGCCGGCTGCGGCTCCGTGATGCTGCTGCCGCCCAACGCCTACCGCGCCGACGAGCGTTCGGTCCTCGCCCACTACGCCGAGGTCGCCGGGGCGGGCCTGCCGGTCGTGGCGTACAACAACCCCATCGACACCAAGGTCGACCTGGTCCCCGAACTCCTCGCCCGGCTGCACGGCGAGGGATACATCCAGGGGGTGAAGGAGTTCTCCGGTGACGTCCGCCGCGCCTACCGGCTCGCCGAACTCGCCCCGGAACTGGATCTGCTGATCGGCGCGGACGACGTCCTGCTGGAGCTGGCCATCGCGGGCGCGAAGGGCTGGGTGGCCGGCTACCCCAACGCGCTGCCGAAGTCCTCCGTCGAGCTGTACCGGGCGGCCGTCGCCGGCGACCTGGACACGGCGAAGAAGCTGTACGAGCAGCTGCACCCGCTGCTGCGCTGGGACTCCAAGGTCGAGTTCGTCCAGGCCATCAAGCTCTCCATGGACATCGTCGGCCGCCATGGGGGAGGCTGCCGCCCGCCGCGGGTACCGCTGCTCCCGGAGCAGGAGGCGGCGGTCCGCTCCGCCACCGAGCGGGCCGTCGCGGCCGGACTGGCATAAAACGGACGGACATAAAACGGACTGGCATGAACCGGGCCGGCATGAAGAGGACCGGCACAAGGAGGAGCACAGGACCATGCGCAGCAAACTCGTCCTGCACGCCGTCGACTCGCACACCGAGGGCATGCCCACCCGCGTGATCACCGGCGGAGTCGGCACCATCCCCGGCGCCACCATGAACGAGCGGCGCCTGTACTTCCGTGAGCACCGCGACGACATCAAGCAGCTCCTGATGAACGAGCCGCGCGGGCACTCCGCGATGAGCGGCGCGATCCTCCAGCCGCCGACCCGGCCCGACTGCGACTGGGGCGTCGTCTACATCGAGGTCTCCGGCTACCTCCCGATGTGCGGGCACGGCACGATCGGCGTGGCCACGGTGCTGGTCGAGACCGGCATGGTCGAGGTCGTCGAACCGGTCACCACCATCCGGCTCGACACCCCGGCCGGCCCGGTCGTCGCGGAGGTGGCGGTGGAGGACGGCGCGGCGAAGGCGGTCACCCTCCAGAACGTCCCGTCCTTCAGCGTGGGCCTCGACCGCAAGGCCACCCTCGCCGACGGCCGCACGGTGACCTACGACCTGGCGTACGGCGGCAACTTCTACGCCATCCTGCCGCTGGAGCAGTTCGGGCTGCCCTTCGACCGCTCCCGCAAGGACGACATCCTCCGGGCGGGACTGTCGCTCATGGCGGCGATCAACGCCGACGACGAGCCCGTCCACCCGGAGGACCCCTCCATCCGCGGCTGCCACCACGTCCATCTGCTCGCCCCCGATGCCACCGCCCGCCACTCCCGGCACGCGATGGCGATCCACCCCGGCTGGTTCGACCGCTCGCCCTGCGGCACCGGCACCAGCGCCCGCATGGCACAGCTGCACGCGCGCGGCGAACTCCCCCTGCACACCGAGTTCGTCAACGAGTCCTTCATCGGCACGCGGTTCACCGGCCGGCTCCTCGGCACCACCGAGGTCGCGGGCCGCCCCGCCGTCCTGCCCAGCTTCACCGGCCGGGCCTGGATCACCGGCACCGCCCAGTACCTGCTGGACCCCTCCGACCCGTTCCCGGCCGGGTTCGTGCTGTAGACGGCGAGGATAATGAGCGGTACCGCGTGACATTGCACCTCTAGGAGACCTCCATGGCCGCCCAGCGCACCAGCGCCCCGCCTGCCGCCGCTGCTCCGGCCCTGCCCACGCTGGGCGGCCAGAAGCGCAGCTACCGGGAGCGGGTGGCCGACGCCCTGCGGGCCGCGCTGATCGCCGGTGAGCTGCTGCCGGGCGAGGTGTACTCCGCGCCGACGCTCGCCGCCCGCTTCGGCGTCTCGGCGACCCCGGTGCGCGAGGCCATGCTGGACCTGGCCAAGGAGGGCCTGGTCGACACCGTCCCCAACAAGGGCTTCCGGGTCACCGCGGTCTCCGAGAAGCAACTGGACGAGTACACCCACATCCGGGCGCTCGTCGAGATCCCCACGGTGGTACGGCTGGCCGGGACCGCCGACCCGGTCTCGCTGGAGGCGCTGCGCCCGGCCGCCCGGGAGATCGTCCAGGCGGCGGTGGCGGGCGACCTCATCGCGTACGTCGAGGCCGACACCCGCTTCCACCTCGGCCTGCTCGCGCTGGCCGGCAACACCCACCTCGTCGAGGTGGTGGGCGACCTGCGCAAGCGGTCCCGCCTCTACGGCCTCACGGCGCTGCTGGAGGCGGGCCGCCTGCTGTCCTCCGCCGAGGAGCACCTCGAACTCCTCGACGCCCTGCTGGCCCGCGACGAACAGGCCGTCCACGCGGTCATGACCCGGCACCTGGGCCATGTCCGCGGTCTCTGGGCCGCCAAGTAGGCCGAGCCGACCCGGAGTTCAGGCAGATGGCGGCGCGTCCGTCTTGACCGCGTCCTCGGGCGCGCCTCGGGGCGTTCCGCGCTTCGCCGCCTGGATCTGCTCGTACACATGGGTGCGCAGTTCGGCGAAGCGGGGGGCCACGCGGGTGTGCAACTGGTCGCGGTCGTCCGGCAGATCGACCTTGAGCTGTTCCTGGACGACCGTGGGGGAGGCGGACAGGACGACCACCCGCTCACCGAGGTAGACGGCCTCGTCGATGTCGTGGGTGACGAACAGGATCGTGATCCCGCGCTCCCGCCACAGCCCGCGCACCAGGTCCTCCAGATCGGCGCGGGTCTGCGCGTCGACCGCCGCGAACGGCTCGTCCATCAGCAGGACCTGTGGCTCGTAGGCCAGCGCGCGGGCGATGGCGACCCGTTGCTGCATGCCGCCGGACAGCTGCCAGGGATACGCCCCGGAGGCATCCGCGAGCCCGACCGAGCGCAGCGCGTCCGCGACCAGCTCCCGGCGCCGGGACCTGCTCAGTCCCTTCTGCTTGAGGGGGAGTTCGACGTTCTCGCCGACCCGCATCCAGGGGAACAGGCTGCGGCCGTACTCCTGGAAGACGAAGGCCATCCCGGGCGGTGGCCCGGTCACCCGGGTGCCCTGGAGGAGCACTTCGCCCGCCGTCGGCGCGAGCAGGCCGCCCATGCACTTCAGCAGGGTCGTCTTGCCGCAGCCCGACGGGCCGACCAGACAGACGAGTTCGCCCGCGTCGACGGTGAAGGTGAGGTCGCGCACCGCCTCCACCCGCCGCCCGGACCCCTCGTAGACCTTCTTCAGGCCGCGTACGTCGAGCATGCCCTGCCCTTTCGCGAAGGTCACCGGGACCGCCGGGTGGTTGCGCGCAGACCGTGGTACCAGCCGAGCACCCGCCGCTCGACCAGCTGGAACACGACGGAGAGGAGGAAGCCCAGCAGGCCCAGGACCAGGATGCCGGTCCACATGTCGGGGATCGCGAACCCGCGCTGGAACTGCACGACGGTGAAGCCCAGTCCGTTGCTGGCCGCGAACATCTCGCTGATGACCATGAGGATGATGCCGATGGACAGGGCCTGGCGCAGCCCCGCGAAGATCTGCGGGCTCGCCGAGGGCAGCACCACGTGCCGCAGCCGGGCGAAGCCCTTGACGCCGTAGGAGCGGGCCGTCTCCGCCATCACGGAGTCCACGGCGCGGACGCCCTCGACGGTGTTGAGCAGGATCGGCCAGACACAGCCGATCGCGATCACGAGGATCTTCATGGTGTGGCCGATGCCCGCGAACAGCATGATGACCGGGACCAGCACCGGCGGCGGCACGGCCCGCAGGAACTCCAGGACCGGCTCGCACACCGCCCGCACCCGCCGGTAGGAGCCGATGACCGTGCCGAGGGCGACGCCCGCCACGGCCGCCGTCGCGTAGCCGGCCGACAGCCTGAGGATGCTGGGCAGGGCGTCCGTGCGCAGCCGGTCGGCGGTCCAGACGTCCGGGAAGGTCTTCAGGATGGTCCGCAAGGGGGGCCAGTACACGTCCGTGCTGCTGTCGGACGCCGCCCACCAGACGGCGAGCAGGACCACCGGCAGCGTGAGCACGAACACCAGCCGGAGCAGGAAGCGCCTCACACCGCCACCTCCCCGCGCACCGACTGGTGCCAGGCCAGCGCCCGGCGCTCCACCGATCGCGCCCCCACGTTGATCAACAGGCCCAGCACTCCGGTCACCACGACCAACGCGTACATGTCCGGCACCGCCTGAGAGGTCTGTGCCACCGCGATCCGGGCGCCCAGCCCCGGTGCGCCGATGACGAGTTCGGCGGTGATGGTGAGGATCAGGGCGACGGCCGCGGCCAGCCTGAGACCCGTCATGACGTAGGGGAGCGCGGTCGGCCACAGCACGTACCGGATCCGCGCCCAGGTGCCCAGGCCGTAGGAGCGCGCGGTCTCCTCGGCGACCGGGTCGACGTCCTGGACGCCGTACAGGGTCTGGATCAGGATCTGCCAGAAGGAGGCGTACACCACGAGCAGGAGCACCGAGCGCAGTTCGGTGCCGTACAGGAGGACCGCCAGCGGGATCAGCGCGACCGAGGGGATCGGGCGCAGGAACTCGATCGTCGAGGCGGTCGCCTCCCGCAGATACGGCACGACCGAGATGACGACCCCGGCGACGACGCCCGCGCAGGCCGCGACCGCCAGCCCCACCGCCCAGCCGGTGAGCGTGTCGCCGAGCGCCGTCCAGAAGGCGGAGTCGGCGAGCTCGTCACCGAGCGCCCCGGCGATCCGGCTGGTGGGCGGGAAGTAGGCCTCCTTGACCAGGCCGAGCCGCGGCACCGCCTCGCCCAGGAGGAGGAAGGCCGCGAGCCCGGCGGCACCGAGTGCGAGGTTCAGACCCTTCACGGCAGCAGCTTGTCCAGGTCCGGCGTCTTCTTGAAGAGGCCGTCCTGCTCGCCGAGCTTCATCAGCGCCTCGATGGAGGAGCGGTTCGCCTCGGCCGGCCACTTCGGCAGCACCACCTGTTCCAGCACCGAGGCCGGGATCTTGGTGTACGTGGTGACGATCGCGCGGGCCTCGTCCGGGTGGGCCTCGGCGTAGGCGAGGGACTCCGCGGTGGCCTCCCGGAACCTCTTGACCACGTCCGGGTTCTGCTGCGTGTACTGCTGGGAGGCGAAGTACATCGCGACGGTGAGGTCCGGGGCGATGTCGACCAGGGGCGAGGCGATCTCCACGCCGCCCTGGCTGCGGATCGAGGCCGCCGCCGGTTCGACCACGCACGCGGCGTCGATCTGCCCCTGGTCGAGGGCCGCGGGCATCTGGTCGAAGGCGAGCTCGACGAGCTTGACCTTGTCGGGGTCGCCGCCCGCCTTGCGCACCGACTCGCGCACCGCGGTCTCGTTGATGTTCTTCAGGGTGTTGACGGCGACCCGCTTGCCCTCCAGCTGGTCGGGCGACTTGATCGGGCTGCCCTTCTTCACCAGGAGAGCGGAGAAGTCCTTGTCCTTCACGCCTGTTGAGGCGATGCCGTTGACGACCGCCTTCACGGGCACGTCGTTCGACTGGGCGACCATCAGCGAGGTCACGTTGCTGAAACCGAACTGGAACTGCCCGCTGACGACACCCGGCACGATCGCCGCTCCGCCCTGGGCGGTGGAGATGGTGAGTTTCAGGCCGTGCTTCTCGTAGATGCCCTGCTTCTGGCCGAGGTAGACCGGGGCCACGTCGACGATGGGGATGAGCCCCAGTTTGACCGTGGTGATGCCACCCGACGAGGCCGCCTTGCCCGACGAACCCGAGCCGTCGGACGAGCCACAGGCCGCCGTGGTGAGAAGAAAGGAACCGGCCACAAGACCGGCGAGCAGACGACGCAAGGCTCCTCCTGTGCAGACTACGGTGTTCCGACAGGTTGTGCGCACACCGCACAGTAGTGCTCAGTTGGTGTTCAGGGAACGGAGAACCGGCCGTCCGACTCGTTCAACAGGCATGGCTGACAGAATTGTTGACAGTCAGGAGATCGTGATGCACCCGGCAGCCCGCGCACCGCATTTCGTGAGGTCCTTCGAGCGCGGCCTCGCCGTCATCCGCTCCTTCGACGCCGACCATCCCGCCCGCACGCTCAGCGAGGTGGCCCGCGCCTGCGACCTGACCCGCGCCGCCGCCCGCCGACTGCTGCTCACCCTCGCCGACCTGGGCTACGTCCACTGCGACGGCCGGCTGTTCCGGCTCACCCCGCGCGTCCTGGAACTCGGCTACGCCTATCTCGCGGGCCTGACGCTGCCGCAGATCGCCGAGCCGCACCTGGAGCAACTCGTCGCCCAGGTCAAGGAGTCGTCGTCCCTGTGCGTCCTCGACGGCGACGACATCGTGTACGTGGCCCGCGTGCCCACCCGCCGCATCATGTCGGCGTCGATCACCGTGGGCACCCGCTTCCCCGCCTACGCCACCTCCGTCGGCAGGATCATGCTCGCCGATCTGCCGGACGGCCAACTCGACGCCCGGCTGGGGCGTTTGGAACTGCGCCCCCTGACCGGGCGGACCATCGTCGCGCCCGTGGCGCTACGGGCCGAACTGGGGCGCGTACGCCGTCAGGGGTACGCCCTGGTCGACCAGGAACTGGAGGAGGGGCTGCGGTCGGTGGCGGCCCCCGTGCGGGACCGGGGCGGCGCGGTGGTGGCCGCCGTGAACATCGCCGTGCACGCCGGCCGGACCTCCGTGGCAGCGGTCCGCCGCGACCTGCTGCCGCCCCTGCTGGCGGCGGTGGCCCGGATCGAGGCGGACCTGAAGATCACAGATCCAGCACCAGTCGCTTCCCCCGGCACCGGGACACACAGATCATCATCGTCTCCCCGGCCTCCCGCTCCTCGTCCGTGAGGACGGAGTCCCGGTGGTCCGGGGCGCCTTCGAGGACATCGGTCTCGCAGGTCCCGCACGTGCCCTCGGTGCAGGAGAACAGCACCTCCACCCCGGCGGCGCGCACGGCGTCCAGTACGGAGACGTCCGGGGCGACCGTCACCGTCCTGCCGCTCTGCGCCAGTTCGACCTCGAACCCGGTGTTCTCGCCGGTCTCCTGCTCCTTCGGCGCGAACCGCTCCACGTGCAGCAGTCCGGCCGGGCAGCGCTCCTCCACCGCGTCCAGCAGCGGCCCCGGCCCGCAGCAGTAGACGAGGGTGCCCTCGGGCACGTCGTCGAGCACCGACGCCAGGTCCAGCAGCCCGGTCTCGTCCTGCGGGGCGACGGTGACGCGGTCGCCGTAACGGCTCAACTCCTCGGTGAACGCCATGGAGTTGCGGCTGCGACCGCCGTAGAGCAGGCTCCACTCGGCGCCCCGGGACTCCGCCTGCGCCAGCATCGGCAGGATCGGAGTGATGCCGATGCCGCCGGCGACGAAGCGGTAACGCGGGGCCGGCTCCAGGGCGAAGTGGTTGCGCGGCCCGCGCACCCCGACCTTGTCGCCCTGCCCCAACTCCTGGTGCACATGGGCGGATCCACCGCGCCCGGCCGGCTCGCGCAACACGGCGATCCGCCAGGCGGTGCGGTCGGCCGGATCGCCGCACAGCGAGTACTGCCGCTCCAGACCGGGTCCGAGCACGACGTCGATGTGGGCGCCCGGCTCCCACGCCGGGAGCTCCTCGCCCAGCGGGTGACGCAGGGTCAGGGCGAGGACGCCGTCGGCCGCGGACTCCCGGCGGTCGACGACGAGTTCGGCTTCGTACAGGCTCATGAGTCGTGTCCTCGCGGCTCGTGTCCTTGCGGCTCGTGTCCTGGCGGTTGGTGGCCTTGCGGGTGGGCGAGCATCCACTCCCACATCTCGATCGGGTCCTGGGAGGTGTGCTCGCGGCCGCAGTGACAGGTGCCGTGCAGGATGTCCGTGCCCGGCAGCCAGTCGATGCGGTAGATCTCCCCGGTGGGACCGGCACTCACAGGACCTTCTCCACGGGCTTGTCGCCCTCCTCGACCAGCCGGGCGAGGATACGGCGGGCGGCGAGGCCGCCGGTGTCGATGTTGATGCTCAGCTCCTGGTAGCCGGTGCGTTCGGTGCCGAGCGTCTTCTGGAGCAGGTTGAGCGCGTCGACGTCCTGCATGACCACGGTGTGGTTGTTGCCCCGCAGGAACTCGGTGACCTCGTCGCTCTCGGTCGCCCAGTCCCGCGAGACCATCCAGAAGTCGTACACCTTGCCGTCGGCGGACGGGGTGATGGCGTACGTGATCTCGGTGTGGAAGCCGTTCGGGTCGCTGCCGTCCGCCTCGGGCACCACACCGACCGGGGCGATCCGGCTGTGCAGCAGGTACAGACAGGGCGCGTGGTACTCGATGTCCTGCCAGCGGGTGATCCGGCCCTCGATACCGGTCGACTTGGCGTAGAACGGCGGGCACTCGGCGTCGTCCATGTGCCGGCTCACCCGCACGATGCCCGCGCCCTCGTCCACCTCGGTGGTGATCGGTGTCTCGGCGACCTCGGGGGTGCCGATGTAACCGCCGTGCAGATACGTCTCGTGGGAGAGGTCCAGGAGGTTGTCGACGAGGAGACCGTAGTCGGCGTCGATGGGTTCCATGCCGCGCACGGTGGTCCAGCCGGGGGCGTCCAGGTGCTTGGCGCGCGGAATGGTGCCGGGGTCCGCGAGGGCCGCGTCGCCGATCCACACCCAGATCAGGGAGTCCTGCTCGACCACTGGGTAGGAGGCGACCCGGGCGGTGCGGGGGACGCGTTTCTGCCCGGGCACGTACACGCAGGTACCCGTCGTGTCGTAGGTGAAGCCGTGGTAGCCGCACACGATCCGGTCACCGTCCAGGCCGCTCTCCGAGAGCGGGTAGCGACGGTGCACACAACGGTCGTGCAGCGCGACCGGCGTGCCCTCGTCCTGCGTCCGGTAGAAGACGATGGGCTCACCGAGGATCGTCCGACCGAGCAACTCCCGCCCGACCTCGTGGCTGTAGGCGGCGACGTACCACTGGTTCCTGGCGAAGGCGGTCATGTGAGGCATGGGGTTCCCGTCCCTGTCGGCGAGGCTTCGTCGCCCCGGGTGCCGTGGTTGGAATCAGGCTCGTGAAACTTACATCGGCTCGGCAAGACGGCTTCTGTCAGGCGGAAGGACTTTTGTAAAGGTGCTGGTCAGATCCCTGCTCTGTCAGATCCTAGTCGCCGGAGCGGAGGGCCGGGCAGTGCACTGACTGGCGTTAATCGCCCAAACATGTCCACTTGGTTTGAAATGTGAGTCTCCTCTGTCGATAGCGGCTCGGTACAGCGGCAGGAATCAGCATTACTGCAGGTCAATTACTGATCGTTTTGGAGTTCGGGGCCCTCGGGGCGAATCCGGGGCGAATCCGCACCCT
Proteins encoded in this region:
- a CDS encoding PDR/VanB family oxidoreductase: MSLYEAELVVDRRESAADGVLALTLRHPLGEELPAWEPGAHIDVVLGPGLERQYSLCGDPADRTAWRIAVLREPAGRGGSAHVHQELGQGDKVGVRGPRNHFALEPAPRYRFVAGGIGITPILPMLAQAESRGAEWSLLYGGRSRNSMAFTEELSRYGDRVTVAPQDETGLLDLASVLDDVPEGTLVYCCGPGPLLDAVEERCPAGLLHVERFAPKEQETGENTGFEVELAQSGRTVTVAPDVSVLDAVRAAGVEVLFSCTEGTCGTCETDVLEGAPDHRDSVLTDEEREAGETMMICVSRCRGKRLVLDL
- a CDS encoding aromatic ring-hydroxylating dioxygenase subunit alpha; protein product: MPHMTAFARNQWYVAAYSHEVGRELLGRTILGEPIVFYRTQDEGTPVALHDRCVHRRYPLSESGLDGDRIVCGYHGFTYDTTGTCVYVPGQKRVPRTARVASYPVVEQDSLIWVWIGDAALADPGTIPRAKHLDAPGWTTVRGMEPIDADYGLLVDNLLDLSHETYLHGGYIGTPEVAETPITTEVDEGAGIVRVSRHMDDAECPPFYAKSTGIEGRITRWQDIEYHAPCLYLLHSRIAPVGVVPEADGSDPNGFHTEITYAITPSADGKVYDFWMVSRDWATESDEVTEFLRGNNHTVVMQDVDALNLLQKTLGTERTGYQELSINIDTGGLAARRILARLVEEGDKPVEKVL